One Legionella lansingensis genomic region harbors:
- a CDS encoding TolC family protein — MAVAASSKPSSIDEGLSLYSWTDASKAEASRVIEAYDRLQQAISNPEYLLDHWVDLPTAPDSRNKKPQRLSLREAILLALRYNPNIQNAELDRIIQRYQLRLAHNEFELQFALAGSAVAERTRFSGVGSTNNSSALATPELNLKTKLGTQLGLNLDNNVSNYNSFTPVLNFSITQPLLRGFGKDVNEAGLLDAMDNEWLNKLSLQQSISDQITQVIIAYRALILSGNNLENQRLQLKEARKTYEINEKKIKAGQLEPTANVQQSYQIESLSLMVEQAENDFKTAAQDLLQAIGLDPQMRLSVPSDVALDNLVIPDLKESINIALNHNTQFLAQKMLLRADERAYKVAKNQQLWQLDVGANVQTGRVSDVDGNNGFNNIYNGHNLTEAARVTLTIPMNDISRKSQLINAKVKLEKDRLNLIATKRALETNITNIINNIKSLAKRYQLAQKQVKLAAQSYALEKKKLAAGISTALDVNNTQNQLIQAQAGLINAKIAYLNQLSALQRLLGTTLDSWQIKLRYGK; from the coding sequence ATGGCTGTAGCCGCGTCTTCCAAGCCTTCTAGTATCGACGAAGGCCTCTCTCTCTATTCTTGGACGGATGCGTCTAAAGCGGAGGCATCGCGTGTTATTGAAGCTTATGATCGTCTACAGCAGGCTATCAGCAATCCCGAGTATTTGCTTGACCACTGGGTGGATTTGCCCACAGCTCCAGACTCGCGCAATAAAAAACCACAACGTTTAAGTCTGCGAGAGGCAATCCTTTTGGCCTTGCGCTATAACCCTAATATTCAAAATGCTGAATTAGATAGAATTATTCAGCGTTATCAATTGCGCTTAGCTCATAATGAATTCGAATTACAATTCGCGCTTGCTGGTTCAGCAGTCGCCGAAAGAACCCGTTTTAGTGGAGTAGGAAGCACGAATAACAGTAGCGCTTTAGCAACCCCTGAGCTTAATCTCAAAACCAAACTAGGGACACAGCTAGGGTTAAATTTAGATAACAACGTGTCTAATTATAACAGCTTTACGCCCGTGCTTAATTTTTCTATTACCCAACCGTTACTCCGGGGATTCGGTAAAGATGTCAATGAGGCAGGTCTTTTGGATGCCATGGACAATGAATGGCTTAACAAACTCAGCCTGCAGCAGTCTATTAGTGATCAAATCACCCAAGTGATCATCGCTTACCGTGCTTTGATTTTAAGTGGTAATAATTTGGAAAACCAACGCCTGCAACTAAAAGAAGCGCGCAAGACCTACGAGATTAATGAGAAGAAAATTAAAGCCGGCCAACTTGAGCCCACAGCAAATGTTCAGCAGTCCTATCAAATTGAATCGTTAAGCTTAATGGTGGAGCAAGCTGAAAATGACTTTAAAACAGCAGCACAGGATCTTCTACAAGCCATTGGTCTTGATCCACAAATGCGTTTGTCCGTTCCCAGCGATGTGGCGCTGGATAATCTTGTTATCCCTGATCTGAAGGAATCTATTAACATTGCGCTCAATCACAACACGCAATTTTTAGCACAAAAAATGCTTTTACGTGCCGATGAAAGAGCTTATAAGGTGGCTAAAAATCAACAGCTTTGGCAGCTTGATGTTGGCGCCAACGTTCAAACTGGTCGCGTTAGTGATGTTGATGGCAACAATGGTTTCAACAATATTTATAATGGGCATAACCTTACTGAGGCCGCGCGCGTGACGTTAACTATTCCCATGAATGACATCAGCAGAAAGAGCCAACTCATTAATGCCAAGGTCAAATTGGAGAAAGACCGTTTAAATTTGATAGCGACTAAACGTGCCTTGGAAACCAACATTACCAATATTATTAATAACATTAAAAGTTTGGCCAAACGTTATCAATTGGCACAGAAGCAGGTCAAATTGGCAGCACAATCCTACGCTTTGGAGAAGAAAAAATTAGCAGCCGGTATCTCTACAGCATTGGATGTCAACAATACTCAAAATCAGTTAATTCAGGCGCAAGCTGGTTTAATTAATGCGAAAATTGCTTATCTCAATCAGTTGTCAGCGCTTCAGCGTCTTCTTGGAACAACGCTTGATTCCTGG
- a CDS encoding FAD-dependent monooxygenase, with translation MTGHFDIMVAGGGIVGLTAALAMASRGFKVAVLDGSPLTTDCKEFDPRVYAINLASQELLEKLGVWQQLDKSRRSPYRHMHVWDAMNKASIDFDARMIVANALGHILEESILKTALLKQVEAQEKITVFARTKVEKVEQKEENIAIESTSHTWTAQLLMIADGANSFCRQLLKVPLITWPYHQEAIVALVNTEKPHQQTAYQVFNPDGPLAFLPLADDHLCSIVWSTTPAHAKRLMHAAEHDFSEELTIAFAHRLGQVSVRSTRYCFPLTMRHAKNYSGKSWILLGDAAHTIHPLAGLGLNVGLADVATWLGCLDNTANKISNRALGSYQRQRKSAVWQIIALMGGLKTLFSNPLSPVIALRGAGLRICNNINALKKFFIAQAAGKSVEP, from the coding sequence ATGACTGGGCACTTTGATATCATGGTCGCTGGTGGTGGTATCGTTGGCTTAACCGCTGCCCTTGCAATGGCATCACGGGGATTTAAAGTGGCTGTGCTCGATGGCAGTCCACTTACAACGGACTGTAAAGAGTTCGACCCTCGTGTTTATGCCATCAATCTTGCCTCACAAGAACTGCTAGAAAAACTAGGAGTTTGGCAGCAGTTAGACAAATCTCGTCGCTCACCTTACAGGCACATGCATGTTTGGGATGCTATGAACAAGGCATCCATTGATTTTGACGCGCGCATGATCGTAGCTAATGCTTTAGGTCATATACTTGAAGAGTCCATCCTCAAAACCGCGTTATTAAAACAAGTAGAAGCACAAGAAAAAATCACTGTTTTTGCTAGAACTAAAGTCGAAAAGGTAGAGCAGAAAGAAGAAAATATTGCCATTGAAAGTACTAGCCATACATGGACAGCTCAATTATTAATGATCGCTGATGGTGCTAATTCTTTCTGCCGTCAGCTTCTCAAAGTGCCTTTAATCACCTGGCCTTATCATCAAGAAGCGATTGTTGCTTTGGTGAACACGGAAAAACCCCATCAACAGACCGCTTATCAAGTCTTTAATCCAGATGGTCCTTTGGCATTTCTCCCGCTTGCGGATGACCATTTATGTTCGATTGTCTGGTCAACGACACCTGCTCACGCAAAACGCTTAATGCATGCTGCCGAACATGATTTTAGTGAAGAGTTAACTATTGCTTTTGCTCATCGATTAGGACAGGTGAGCGTGCGAAGCACCCGTTATTGTTTCCCATTAACAATGCGGCATGCCAAGAACTATAGTGGAAAAAGCTGGATCTTGTTAGGTGATGCTGCCCATACCATTCACCCTTTGGCAGGTCTTGGTCTTAATGTGGGTTTGGCTGATGTTGCTACTTGGCTTGGCTGTCTTGACAACACGGCCAATAAAATAAGCAATAGAGCCTTAGGATCTTATCAACGCCAGCGTAAATCTGCCGTTTGGCAAATTATCGCGTTGATGGGAGGATTAAAGACGCTGTTTAGTAACCCGCTCTCACCGGTAATCGCGCTTAGGGGTGCTGGTTTACGGATTTGTAATAACATAAACGCCTTAAAAAAATTCTTTATTGCTCAAGCTGCTGGAAAATCCGTTGAACCCTAA
- the ubiH gene encoding 2-octaprenyl-6-methoxyphenyl hydroxylase, with the protein MIEKQVDILIIGGGLTGAILQLALVGKGYSILLIDSNRFSDKIDANFDARTLALSPASAKILDMLQVWPLLEQDATPIHAIHVSDQHYFGATRLHAQMDKPLGYVVEMQYINRALYQLIEQENVLAPAQLIELDKHSGLAMVTTQDEEVRIQAKLVVAADGADSTVRRLVGLSAKNKDYNQHALVANIELARSHNYQAYERFTSAGPLALLPMTKNRVSLVWAQGFEAAKRLTTITEKEFLRALHQTFGYRLGRFLRAGQRTLFPLRQVVMQQQTRWPFVFVGNAAHALHPVAGQGFNLGLRDVATLAQCIVHKGLDEGMLRQYEAMRQHDQRSIIALTDGLVKIFTSRLPGMAFARNLGLIAMDNFSVLKKGLSYYTRGFAGITPDLVCGIDLHVEEAK; encoded by the coding sequence GTGATTGAGAAACAGGTAGATATTCTTATTATTGGGGGTGGGCTCACAGGGGCAATTTTGCAACTCGCTTTAGTTGGCAAGGGCTATAGCATATTGCTTATCGATTCGAATCGCTTTAGTGACAAGATTGATGCTAATTTTGATGCTCGCACGCTGGCGCTGTCTCCGGCAAGTGCAAAAATATTGGACATGCTGCAAGTGTGGCCTTTATTAGAACAAGACGCCACGCCAATTCACGCCATTCACGTTTCAGATCAGCATTATTTTGGGGCAACCCGCCTTCATGCGCAAATGGATAAACCCCTAGGTTATGTCGTGGAAATGCAATACATCAACCGTGCTCTCTATCAGCTTATTGAACAAGAAAACGTTTTGGCACCAGCGCAATTAATTGAGCTTGATAAACATAGCGGGCTGGCTATGGTTACCACGCAAGATGAAGAAGTTAGAATTCAAGCAAAATTGGTTGTAGCAGCTGATGGTGCGGATTCCACAGTGCGTCGACTTGTGGGATTAAGTGCTAAAAATAAAGACTATAATCAACATGCTCTTGTGGCCAATATAGAATTGGCACGCTCCCATAATTATCAAGCCTATGAACGATTTACCTCTGCCGGTCCATTGGCTCTTTTGCCTATGACCAAAAACCGGGTATCTTTAGTATGGGCCCAGGGATTTGAGGCAGCTAAACGGTTGACAACAATAACTGAGAAGGAGTTTTTGCGGGCGTTGCACCAAACTTTTGGTTATCGGTTAGGCCGTTTTTTAAGAGCCGGACAACGGACGCTTTTCCCCTTACGTCAAGTGGTGATGCAACAACAAACGAGATGGCCTTTCGTCTTTGTGGGTAATGCTGCCCATGCCTTACACCCAGTGGCAGGACAGGGTTTTAACCTCGGCTTGCGTGATGTGGCAACCTTAGCTCAATGCATCGTTCACAAGGGTCTTGATGAGGGTATGCTAAGGCAATATGAAGCGATGCGTCAGCATGATCAGCGCTCTATTATTGCTCTAACGGATGGGCTGGTTAAAATTTTTACAAGCCGGTTGCCTGGTATGGCCTTTGCTCGCAATTTGGGACTGATTGCCATGGATAATTTTTCTGTACTAAAAAAAGGCTTGAGTTATTACACACGTGGGTTTGCAGGCATAACCCCAGACTTGGTTTGTGGTATTGACCTTCATGTTGAGGAAGCAAAATGA
- the pepP gene encoding Xaa-Pro aminopeptidase: protein MITKQEYQLRRKQLAAKLPQGAIAIIPAASEILRNGDAHYRFRQDSDFYYLTGFNEPDALLYILAGEKGESYLFNRPRNAAQEQWTGKRLGQENACDVLGVSDAYSIDDLDSHLPNLLSDRTAIYYAIGRHPAYEKKILQALQIVKGKIRRGIKAPEIVHDLDSLVSEMRLFKSEAELALMRKAAEISVQAHKRAMKACRHVQTEYQLEAELVYEFARGGCRSVAYDPIVGGGANSCILHYTENNQPLREGDLVLIDAGGEYQNYAADITRTFPVNGKFSPEQRAIYELVLKAQTAGIAAIKPGLAWNEIQNIIVRILTTGLCELGLLKGEIDSLIANEAYKPFYMHNSGHWLGLDVHDAGRYKIHGEWRFLEPGMVVTVEPGLYISAGMEGVDKRWWNIGVRIEDDILVTREGHENLTAALPVDIADIEALMRD, encoded by the coding sequence ATGATCACCAAACAAGAGTACCAGCTAAGACGTAAGCAATTAGCAGCAAAATTACCACAAGGAGCGATTGCTATTATTCCTGCTGCGAGTGAAATTTTGCGTAATGGTGATGCGCACTACCGTTTTCGCCAGGACAGTGATTTTTATTATTTAACTGGTTTTAATGAGCCAGATGCGTTGCTATATATCCTTGCTGGGGAAAAAGGTGAAAGTTATTTATTCAATCGTCCGCGCAATGCTGCTCAGGAACAATGGACAGGCAAACGACTTGGTCAAGAGAACGCTTGTGACGTTCTTGGGGTTAGTGACGCTTATTCGATTGACGATCTAGATTCTCACTTACCTAATTTATTAAGCGATAGAACGGCGATTTATTATGCCATAGGACGCCACCCTGCTTATGAAAAAAAGATTTTGCAGGCTTTGCAAATTGTAAAAGGAAAAATAAGACGAGGTATTAAGGCACCTGAAATCGTTCATGATCTGGACTCCCTGGTGAGTGAAATGCGTCTCTTTAAAAGCGAGGCGGAGCTTGCATTGATGCGCAAAGCGGCTGAGATTTCTGTGCAAGCTCATAAACGAGCTATGAAAGCTTGTCGTCATGTGCAAACGGAATATCAACTTGAGGCTGAGTTAGTTTATGAATTCGCTCGGGGTGGTTGTCGCAGTGTCGCTTATGACCCCATTGTTGGTGGCGGAGCCAACAGTTGCATCCTTCATTATACCGAGAACAATCAGCCGCTAAGAGAAGGTGACCTGGTACTGATTGATGCTGGCGGTGAGTATCAGAATTATGCTGCAGATATCACCAGAACGTTTCCAGTGAATGGCAAGTTTAGCCCAGAGCAACGAGCCATTTATGAATTGGTGCTCAAAGCGCAAACAGCAGGCATCGCTGCCATTAAGCCTGGATTAGCCTGGAACGAGATTCAGAACATCATAGTGCGCATACTGACTACAGGTTTATGCGAGCTAGGTTTATTAAAAGGGGAAATCGATTCCCTTATCGCCAATGAAGCCTATAAACCATTTTATATGCATAATTCAGGACATTGGTTAGGTCTTGATGTCCATGATGCCGGGCGTTACAAAATCCATGGCGAATGGCGTTTCCTTGAACCCGGCATGGTAGTTACAGTAGAGCCTGGTTTATATATCAGTGCTGGTATGGAAGGTGTGGACAAGCGCTGGTGGAATATTGGAGTACGTATCGAGGATGACATTCTAGTTACTCGAGAGGGTCATGAAAATTTAACGGCTGCATTACCCGTCGATATTGCAGACATTGAGGCATTAATGCGTGATTGA
- a CDS encoding UPF0149 family protein has protein sequence MPMENQGLHLPSYQTFMDNISILSLPISGSELHGVMCGYICAGASTAGEDYLRALIVKKKKDDATRAAALAMFDVFSISQQQLANFDFEFQLLLPDEEESLATRAQAFSEWCEGFTQGMTLAGISYEQLQEEESQEALQHMLEFAQLDYESLEVGEEDEKALTEVSEYARMAVLRIYGDLLDDAKQRGGSSSKTAH, from the coding sequence ATGCCTATGGAAAATCAGGGCTTACACCTTCCTTCTTACCAGACGTTTATGGATAACATCTCTATCTTGAGCTTACCAATTTCTGGAAGTGAACTGCATGGTGTTATGTGTGGGTATATTTGCGCCGGGGCCTCCACTGCAGGCGAAGACTATTTGCGCGCTTTAATCGTCAAGAAGAAAAAAGATGATGCGACGCGTGCTGCAGCTCTTGCCATGTTTGATGTGTTTTCAATTAGCCAACAACAGCTTGCTAATTTTGATTTTGAATTTCAGCTCTTATTGCCTGATGAGGAAGAATCGCTAGCTACGCGTGCACAAGCATTTAGTGAATGGTGTGAAGGATTTACTCAAGGTATGACCTTGGCGGGTATTAGCTATGAGCAACTGCAAGAAGAGGAATCACAAGAGGCTTTGCAGCATATGCTTGAATTTGCCCAGCTGGATTATGAATCTTTGGAAGTTGGCGAAGAAGATGAGAAGGCTTTGACAGAGGTCAGTGAGTATGCTCGCATGGCCGTTTTGCGTATCTATGGGGACTTGCTCGATGATGCAAAGCAGCGGGGAGGCTCTTCCTCCAAAACGGCTCACTAA
- a CDS encoding cell division protein ZapA yields MTISKSCSIKLMNKIYEIKCPDSEMENLQQAAEKLNQQLLQTKKKFKQLDEFQTLLLAALNVSHELITCQRQHEQQRLQVTQFISSLENKIHQVVHGNLIHDPQTD; encoded by the coding sequence ATGACCATTTCAAAATCATGCTCTATCAAATTAATGAATAAAATCTATGAAATAAAATGTCCTGACAGTGAGATGGAAAATCTCCAACAGGCAGCTGAAAAATTAAATCAGCAATTATTGCAAACTAAAAAGAAATTTAAGCAACTTGATGAATTCCAGACACTACTGCTTGCAGCGCTCAATGTCAGCCATGAATTGATTACTTGTCAGCGCCAGCACGAACAACAAAGACTGCAAGTCACACAATTCATCAGCTCATTAGAAAATAAAATCCATCAGGTTGTTCATGGCAATCTTATCCATGATCCCCAAACCGATTAA
- a CDS encoding DoxX family protein, producing MERVINFFEALMRGLTFLSPLVNLAVRIYVGCIFWRSGLVKIASIDSTIWLFENEYHVPVLSPVFAAYLSTWTELIFSALLIIGLFGRFSAFVLFIVNLIAVLSYPSLMAAGVEWHLVWGLLLLVIIFHGPGKISCDHFIWGQLKKRFGKESVEHHGRR from the coding sequence ATGGAGAGAGTGATCAATTTTTTTGAAGCGCTTATGCGAGGGCTAACGTTTTTATCGCCATTGGTTAATCTAGCAGTTCGCATTTACGTAGGATGTATATTTTGGCGGTCAGGGCTGGTAAAGATTGCCAGCATCGATTCTACGATCTGGCTATTTGAAAACGAGTATCACGTGCCAGTTTTATCGCCAGTGTTTGCAGCTTATTTAAGTACCTGGACGGAGTTAATTTTTTCTGCGCTGTTGATCATTGGTCTTTTTGGTCGATTTAGTGCTTTTGTTTTGTTTATCGTCAATTTAATTGCCGTGTTGTCTTACCCCTCATTAATGGCGGCAGGAGTAGAGTGGCATCTGGTTTGGGGATTGCTGCTACTGGTCATTATTTTTCATGGGCCTGGAAAAATTTCCTGCGATCATTTCATTTGGGGACAATTGAAAAAGAGATTTGGTAAAGAATCAGTAGAACATCATGGACGTCGGTAA
- a CDS encoding HvfC/BufC N-terminal domain-containing protein, which produces MSIPLSKLQSDFRDIIFHDEETEIYSFVNENGLTAKRRLQIYQNNIFETLTDTLKSIYPTILKLVGDNFFIATAHEYIHNYPSESGDLAQFGRMFDHFLAEFSPAQRLIYLPEVAQFDWACHEVFHAAFHEPFILAKLEAIPEECYGQIKFQLHPASRVLFFQFPILRIWQICQDEESNDEVRLEEGGNDILVIRRQLGIEFEKLSKGEAVFLHALLQGAIFADACALALRADPEYNVNTYLQNCLSNGTIVDVSV; this is translated from the coding sequence ATGTCTATTCCTCTATCTAAATTACAATCTGATTTTAGAGATATAATCTTTCATGATGAGGAAACGGAAATCTATTCCTTTGTAAATGAAAATGGATTAACTGCAAAACGTCGCTTGCAAATTTATCAGAACAATATCTTTGAAACATTAACAGACACGCTTAAAAGCATTTACCCAACGATATTAAAATTAGTAGGCGATAATTTTTTTATCGCCACAGCGCATGAATATATTCACAATTATCCTTCCGAATCGGGAGATCTAGCGCAATTTGGTCGTATGTTCGATCATTTTTTAGCTGAGTTTTCACCGGCACAAAGATTAATTTATCTCCCTGAGGTTGCCCAATTTGATTGGGCCTGTCATGAAGTTTTTCATGCAGCTTTTCATGAGCCATTTATTTTAGCGAAATTAGAAGCAATCCCGGAGGAATGTTACGGTCAGATCAAATTTCAATTACATCCTGCTAGCCGTGTACTCTTTTTTCAATTTCCGATTCTGAGAATTTGGCAAATTTGTCAAGATGAAGAGAGTAATGATGAAGTGCGTTTAGAAGAAGGGGGAAATGATATTTTAGTGATAAGGAGACAATTGGGAATTGAATTTGAAAAACTGAGCAAGGGAGAGGCGGTTTTTTTGCATGCTTTACTGCAAGGAGCAATTTTTGCAGACGCTTGTGCTTTAGCATTGAGAGCAGACCCAGAGTACAACGTTAATACCTATTTACAAAACTGTTTAAGCAATGGGACCATTGTAGATGTCAGCGTATAA
- the bufB gene encoding MNIO family bufferin maturase, with the protein MSYHFTPKNPIPVKAGIGLRGQHYQEILAKDPQIAWFEVHSENYYGEGGSPLHYLRAIRRNYPLSLHGVGLSLGSVDNLNITHLEKLKRLVDEFEPGLISEHLCWSSVGGYYLNDLLPLPYTEEAMANVTDHVNQAQDYLKRQLLLENISTYLQFAHSTIPEYEFMMEVVRRTGCGILLDINNLYVNSINHGWNPQTYLEHLLSPSIFEIHLAGFTKNEFEDDAILIDSHNQRVAKEVWSLYAYAIKIIGPRPTLIEWDKDIPALEVLMEEARKANEILESAHVYSSI; encoded by the coding sequence TTGAGCTATCATTTTACCCCCAAAAATCCTATCCCAGTGAAAGCTGGGATAGGGCTACGCGGACAGCATTATCAAGAGATCCTAGCAAAAGACCCTCAAATCGCATGGTTTGAGGTCCATAGCGAGAATTATTACGGTGAGGGAGGTTCCCCTCTACACTATCTACGAGCCATCCGTAGGAATTATCCTTTAAGTCTGCATGGTGTTGGGCTGTCATTAGGTTCTGTGGACAATTTAAATATTACACATCTTGAAAAGCTGAAAAGATTAGTTGATGAGTTTGAGCCGGGTCTTATTTCGGAGCATCTGTGCTGGTCATCTGTTGGTGGGTATTATCTCAATGATTTGTTACCACTTCCCTATACGGAAGAGGCGATGGCAAATGTTACAGATCATGTGAATCAGGCGCAAGATTATCTAAAACGACAGCTTTTGCTTGAGAACATTTCAACTTACTTGCAGTTTGCTCACTCCACTATTCCTGAATATGAATTCATGATGGAAGTGGTTAGGCGCACCGGTTGTGGCATTCTGCTTGATATCAATAACCTCTATGTCAATAGCATTAATCATGGCTGGAATCCACAAACTTATTTAGAACATCTTCTATCGCCCTCTATATTTGAGATTCATTTGGCGGGATTTACCAAGAATGAATTTGAGGATGATGCAATTTTAATTGATAGTCATAACCAGCGCGTTGCAAAAGAAGTCTGGAGCCTGTATGCGTATGCCATAAAGATTATAGGCCCAAGACCAACACTGATTGAGTGGGACAAAGATATACCCGCTTTGGAGGTCCTCATGGAAGAGGCACGGAAGGCTAATGAGATTTTGGAGAGCGCTCATGTCTATTCCTCTATCTAA
- a CDS encoding BufA1 family periplasmic bufferin-type metallophore: MKNMNKVVSSAIKGALALAAVSATVIAPNAIAAQNLEKCFGIAKAGKNDCQTSTHSCAGTATQDRQKDAFILVPKGVCSKIAGGSTTMPSS, translated from the coding sequence ATGAAAAACATGAACAAAGTTGTAAGCTCTGCAATCAAAGGAGCGTTAGCATTGGCGGCAGTGAGTGCTACAGTGATTGCACCAAATGCCATAGCAGCTCAAAATTTAGAGAAATGCTTTGGTATTGCTAAAGCCGGAAAAAATGATTGCCAAACGTCTACACATTCTTGTGCGGGTACAGCAACCCAAGATAGACAAAAGGATGCATTTATTCTAGTACCGAAGGGTGTTTGCTCTAAAATAGCAGGCGGCAGCACTACCATGCCTAGTAGCTAA
- a CDS encoding pentapeptide repeat-containing protein, with protein sequence MSFSKRIERLSTHLLKLHLLFLLFLALEFCWASTLICKSPYRGQTITDTQLKAIINMHQEWLQSDKKDTTKRANLCDTTLAGLDLSKVNLSFSNLSGADLSRALLNGIDLSNSQLVKTFLHGTNLTKADLHSSDMAHAILEHANLSSANLAHVNLQQANLTQANLNKANLLLVNLRGANLSGADLSGADLQWAILDNADLSGANLTNANLENASLQGANLKHSHVENTNFANANLRNAIYQPQLKGLPNLDTFHMVKNFKDIQFADLAGGKATLTKLKLAYMGLGLRSMERTIAATMMYHEMVDSWRRGGLGYLEAAFNYILLYITCDFGAAPGRPLKILFISIFLYAILYRIALSFPSRFSGIVTIWSTKRFVNWDKTKAFHTRPPQLTRLIRISTHRKKEFLYQLQLIRLALFFSFMSSFSIGWRGVNISNWISHLQAREYTLEGLGWVRVVAGIQAVMSAYLIILWLFAYFGLSY encoded by the coding sequence ATGAGCTTCAGCAAAAGAATAGAACGTCTTTCAACACATTTGCTAAAATTGCATCTATTATTCCTTCTATTTCTTGCCTTAGAATTTTGCTGGGCGAGTACGTTAATATGTAAAAGCCCTTACCGAGGTCAGACCATTACTGATACACAACTCAAGGCCATCATAAATATGCACCAAGAATGGCTACAATCGGATAAAAAAGACACTACAAAGCGAGCTAATTTATGTGATACCACGTTGGCAGGTTTAGATCTAAGCAAGGTTAATCTAAGTTTTAGTAATCTTTCTGGAGCCGATCTTAGCCGAGCCCTATTAAATGGCATTGATCTTTCTAATAGTCAGCTAGTCAAAACCTTTCTCCATGGGACGAATTTGACTAAGGCTGATTTGCACTCTTCCGATATGGCTCATGCTATCTTGGAGCATGCAAACCTGTCTAGCGCCAATTTAGCACATGTCAATTTACAGCAAGCTAACCTCACGCAGGCAAATTTAAACAAAGCCAATTTGTTACTTGTCAACTTAAGGGGTGCCAATTTAAGCGGCGCGGATTTAAGTGGTGCCGATTTGCAGTGGGCAATTTTAGATAATGCGGATTTATCTGGGGCTAATTTAACAAATGCTAATTTGGAGAATGCTAGTCTACAAGGGGCCAATCTGAAACATTCTCATGTTGAGAATACTAATTTCGCTAATGCCAATCTGAGAAATGCGATATATCAGCCGCAACTAAAAGGCCTTCCTAATTTGGATACCTTCCATATGGTAAAAAACTTCAAAGATATTCAATTTGCCGATCTTGCGGGTGGAAAAGCCACATTAACGAAACTTAAATTGGCATACATGGGGCTTGGACTGCGCTCTATGGAACGGACTATCGCGGCGACCATGATGTATCATGAAATGGTAGACTCGTGGCGCAGAGGAGGTTTAGGTTATCTGGAGGCTGCTTTTAATTATATTTTACTTTACATTACTTGTGATTTTGGTGCCGCACCAGGTAGACCGTTAAAAATTTTATTCATCAGCATTTTTCTATATGCCATCCTTTATCGTATTGCACTGTCTTTCCCCAGTCGGTTTTCTGGTATTGTTACTATCTGGAGCACAAAGCGATTTGTTAATTGGGACAAAACGAAAGCGTTTCATACTCGTCCACCGCAACTTACGAGATTAATAAGAATCTCAACACATAGAAAGAAAGAATTCCTCTATCAATTGCAACTGATTCGTCTTGCCTTATTTTTTAGTTTTATGAGCTCCTTCAGCATAGGCTGGCGAGGTGTTAATATTAGTAATTGGATTTCGCACTTGCAAGCCCGTGAATACACCCTAGAAGGATTAGGGTGGGTGCGAGTGGTGGCAGGTATTCAAGCGGTAATGAGTGCTTATCTAATCATTTTATGGCTCTTTGCTTATTTTGGTCTATCCTATTAG